The sequence gtcttCAGTATAAGTGTATCATTGTGTGCTATATTTACCTGTCTTCAGTATAAGTGTATCgttgtgttatatttacctgtcttCAGTATAAGTGTATCATTGTGTGCTATATTTACCTGTCTTCAGTATAAGTGTATcattgtgttatatttacctgtcttCAGTATAAGTGTATCATTGTGTGCTGTATTTACCTGTCTTCAGTATAAGTGTATCgttgtgttatatttacctgtcttCAGTATAAGTGTATCgttgtgttatatttacctgtcttCAGTATAAGTGTATcattgtatgtaatatatacatgtctTCAGTATCAGTATATCgttgtatgtaatatatttaccTGTCTTCAGTATAAGTGTGTCATTTGTGTGTATTCTGACACTGCATGATCTCAGTACTAAAGTTACTGGTCCCTCCAAACATGATCAGTTTGTCCCCCAACACACCCACAGCTTGCTGACCGCGGCCACTTGGTACCTTGCCTTTTACTGTAGCCCGGTACCACTCCTTGGCATCTGCAAAATAGAAAACAAGATTAAATGAAAGAGATCTACATATCTATACATTATAGGTAGGACTAAAacgattagtcgaataatcgGAGGCAATTAGATTAATGAAATTATTCGCTAATAATCGATTAAAGAATTTATTAATCGTTAATTGTAACGTGCGTAGCaagtgcattgtaagctgaATAAGCGCGTTGATGgatcatggatttctgaggAAGTCATTCTGACTGTAGTTTTATCTCTTTATGTACACAttttgaactcaacaaagcatatttggtgtgagaaatacttgttaaattacgtctGTGTGGAAGTTAAAATCATTAATCAATGAGAAAGTGtatgtcatgagaaagcttgcaacatgctgttcgccaattttcactagGCAGCGATCGGCTCCATGTTGTTACATCAGGGAGGCCTAATCGCCGCTGGGACACTCGGGAGCGGAAGTCTTGaacatttcaattttactattgcatgtgtttatcatataaaaagaatttttttggTCATATTCTAATTGAAGGTAAGAGTTGTTgctttatgttatttttttgatcactgaaataaaaaagttcattgacgaaaatttggtcatgtcgcACCGTGGCGATCCaatttggttgattagtcgtacgtgtgaaggtcacgtcaaaacagTGGGTTAGCAGGCTGAATTTAAACAATGTTACAGAAGATGATACACTAACAGGAACGAAATTCGGAACTTACTTAggataaaatacgtttgttttgtcaataaatctatcCTTATTTATTGGTAGGCTTATTTAATATAAGGCATGTGCTCAGTCATGTTGTAAAGTAGGTGTTATTATATTAGTTGATACCAATATAAGCTCATGTCTATTGTTCAATAGACTTTCATGATGAAATCGGTCAATGACTTTAAAACCATACTTGGAACTAGcttttttaactgaaatatTGTAAACTTTACCCTTCcaaatgtacatatatcaaTCTTCTTTTAAGTCAGTCTGTCGATGCTGACGATTAGGTAGCCATTTTATGGGAGCCTAGGGCGTGCAAGGGGTTATTTATTgtcatttatttagtttttttcttctgtgCTTTCATATTACCCTGCGAATATACTGTTCTATTGTCTAATTTAGGGAGGAAACATTACAGAAACCTGATTAATAATTCATTCAATGTCAAGTTGTCTCAACATGTTCCCACTAGCCACGCAAAGCTTACTTGCTAGATATTGACTACAGATTAATAATTTTTTCCCAGGTATTCAAATTTTCCTCATTCTCCAAAAGACCTTTTTTAATCCCGGTTCGAAACATTAAATCATACCAGATTTCTCTGCACAATACACACTCACcaaggtcaaatatgttaacATCATTAAAGTGCTGGTTTTCTTTCCCTCTCCCTCCCAGTACCACCACTCGGTTACCAACAGCTGACACTGTATGGAATGACCTTGGACTGGGTGAAACTCCTTTGCACTTCATGTTCATATCCCATTTCCTTGTTTCTGGaacaaagttgtgaaaattcattttgaattcATAAATAATGATTATCATCAGCCTATCAGGACtattctaaaatgaaatactgatCTAAATCTTAGATGGAACTTGTACAATAATAGAGAAAAAGTTTTGTACTTGGTAATTTGTTCTTAAATTATGTTATTCATTcagaataataaatattaatcaatatGAGGCAATACACAGTACATTTTGCTGGGTTAAACTTGCCTGTGGTACAGCCTGAATTAGGCTAGATTACATTAGAAAGCATACTGATTGTATGTAAAAGTTACACATAAAATTGCAGCTGTCCCCCTTATCATTAAAAGATAATGAAAACCCTTCATCCTTTTACTTTGTGCTCAAAGTCTCAAACCATGTTTAATATGCAGTAATTGcttttattataaaaacaaaacatcatacCTGTATCAAAGATGTGGATGTCGTTTTGTCGATCCTCTGTGTCGCGTCCTCCCATGATCACCAGATTTTTACCAACAGCACAAAGACCATGGGCAGCTCGTGGGGTCGGCACTCCTAGATTCATCTGTAGAGGCTGTGACCACTGGCTGATcactaacaaaacaaaagtcaacCTAAGGAGGACCATTTTATTTTAGAGTGCAATCTCTTTGTTGTTCTTACAGCGGATCCTTGATAATTCAAACACTTACGCCCCCAGCCCTAACACACTTGTATATTAATTTTGACTGTTGGTGTCCAGATTATTGCGGATCCACTGTAATTGTATAATTTTGGCTATACATGACAATAAAATCTTCAAAAGGAGGACTCAAAGGTTCACAAAATAAAGAGTTTTCAGACAATATTTAATGTTAACAATACCTAATTGGCTATATTCCCGAGACACTACGgcatacattgtaaatactatCCACTATCATACAGACAAGTTGAATGATTTAAATAGCAAGTAATCAACACAATGGATAGATGTACATAATTTAGTAGAAGCAATTAATACCAGTATCAAAGACAAAAAGATCATTAAACCAGCCAAATTCTGCAGCTTCCTGGTCCCCAGGGAGTTCATCCTCATCGTCTTCATCTTCATATTCTTCATCACCCTTGAGAAACAGCATCAAGAATAATGATGTCAATATTTAATGTCCTTTCAACATGACATACATTATAAGCATAAAACATTCCttgtgttaaagatgctccactgccgacagagcataaatgatgttcatcatttgaacaatgattggtgattgttgtttaatcgtgtgtatatatatatatatgcctaattaacacaaaaaaataaaatgaaataatttattttgcctttggtgcatgcacattcagtacttcattccatataggatatagtgccacggaattttttcaggatgcaattaattatttttcatatttttaacttgaagtaaaattagaagctcaaacttttcaatggtggtaatggtgtaaagtaagtaacttttgtaacagaagaaaaatgttaaattgtctgttcctgtttttgatagtgaaaaaataccatttgtcagcggtggagcatctttaaactttttattttagTGTTACAATACTGTATCATACCATGCTTATGTACATTAAggggttatctgcccttgctgataggtattaattgtttaatcaattatattttgaattgaaaaagTGAATTTCACTCTCAAAATAATATTACTAActaataattatatttgtatatgatagcAGTCATCCTttgattaaaattatatataattaagacatctgacaaaggaaagtgTTGATGTTCatttatttaccattaataTCTTaatgcaagggagataactatcatatacaataaataaacgCAACAAAATTTGCTGAAGCCAATATTCTTACATTTGTCTCATAGCCAAACTACAATAGTCTccaacaacaaaataaatcgAAAATTCAAAAACGTTTCCGATGATCAGTATCTTGTCAGAGTAAGCTTGATCAAATGACATAAATCTAACCTTGAAAGCTGGAGTTGTAATGATTGTCTTGTACTGACTTAGATTATTTAAGCTTTCTATTGAACAAGCTAATACTCATCAGAAATGTAATTGTTgcaaaaagataaaaattgtaatttttaaagTCAAGCAATCGATCTTGATGGTGAAATGAATGTTAACTTTAAGTAGTACATGGAAACatacataaattaattataaagtgCTTTATGCACAGGATGCTTTTGGCTAGAAATATGATTGTACTAATTGGATTTTCTGCATaaagttgataaaatattttaataaagcAATTGTTATGAATTTACAAATTACTTCATTTTTTACAACATTTCCCCACCCTCCCCAACACATTGATGTTGTAGAAACACATATCTAATTGTTCTATAGCTCTTACATCATCTTCCATGGCTAGAGTAGCTTTTGGCCCAAATCCTCCAAAGAAATAGATCTTTGTATCTATAGCAACCGATTGTAGCTTGTCTCTTGGGCATGGCCCATCTGCAGCTTGTATGCTGGACCAGGTCAGGGTTTCTGCAGAAAAgtaaacatagatatatttttcatgCATAAATGATCTTTCTCCTGTCCAATGACTTTAATCAAAAGGATGGACAAGTAAAAGGAGACAGCTAAATATCAAAGGCAAATACAAAACTAAATTTGTCATATATGGTCATATCTCtcatatgaattttttttttatgtacttACAATTGGGCAATTTGTTTGGTCCCAAATTAAAATCATCAGATAACTAGCAAAAACTTGGAAAATATACAGAATTTGTATCCTAGGCTCTGTCCTGAGTcaattaaatttgttaaattttatagCATTCATTCGATggaaaacaaagacaaaaaaactTCATTTTCCCCAATCAAAGAGCCAAAACTTTAATCTTTGCAAGAAGGGGTAATCTccaataattaaaacatttaaattaatcATGAGAAACAGTTtacttatatatttatgaattattttttcagttattGCTTGGATATAACAGGAAATTATAATTTTCCTCAATTAATCAAGAGGCAAAAACTTTGCCAACAGTATTACTGCAGTACTAGTGAtgatcaaacttttcaatataTTGTTAGTCTACTGGTAAATGAATTTTGCCTattgtatttgacccaataagcgcccaatgcatttaaaaaatgaaaaaaaaaaaaaacaaaaaaaacttgtGCTTTgataagatgaaattattgcaaacctatacagttttggtcTTTCTTTATGCCCGGGCGACTAAAATTGAAGCTTCAAAAGAGGGAGAGCGCTttagggacatgggcacttattgggtcgaatatggtatgtacaatatattgtatacatgtagagAACTCAACAGACGGTGTAGAGTGCACACGCCCCCAGTCTCTGTAAAAGCTGGGGATAAAAAGTTCAgtgtttttacatatttaattcaTCACCTGTGTCAAACACATGAAGATCTCCTAACCAGCCACAGTCCTGATTCAGGCCACCAAACAGATACAGTTTCTTCCCAACACAGGACAGGGTAGCGGCTGATCTTGGTGGCGGAGCGTCATTTTTATATGCAACTTTTTGCCAAGCCATGGTTTCTGAAAAAGACACAGAGTCATGCAGGTAATTTATGATATTAATAatcaaatattcatatttccTGTCATACCATGAAGTAAAACTCACAGAGTGATTATGGCAATTAAAAACAGCTATCATGCATAGTCAACATACACAAAATTGGTACATGTTGGTGCTCCTCATTATccaattattataattacagtATGGACAAAATCCTTGGTCTCTTtgtattggtgttttttttataataacaacTACTCGCAATTTCCAGCTTGTGTGCActtgatttttttcaacttcGTTAAACAGATAATTTCCTTTTCATAAAGttgaaaaatcaaagcaatTAATAGTAAAAGTTCTACATTAGTCATTACATTTCCGCTTATTAACACatacattattatgttttttcataaatttagCTTCCATTCAGGCTGACGTCACACTGGTCAGAACAAAAGATTAGGCCACGCCCACTGGTGGTTTAAATTGGTTTCGGTTTAGTAGAGCCATATAGTGagaaaaatacaggtaagttgataactatTGACACAGAAATGTCAACGAGAATTGGAAGATGTCATTGGAAAGGGAATTATCCCATCTCCATTTTGGTGTATGGCATATGATCGATTGAAAAATAAGGAAgaaatcattaattaaaaatttacaCTGTACAGTAATACAAAGCCAAACCACCAAAGTTAGACCACCAGTGGGTGGAGCTTAACTGGCCATTGTGACATCACTAATTACTGTATGAATGGGCTTATACCAAGCTAGCAGAGTTACGTTGGTCCGACGTCATTTTCAGTCGGCTAGGTCGCAGTCGCATTTCTTACGTTTCTTCGACGTTGGACAAACGTCGATGTTCTTCTCTTGAAGATAAAGTAAATGCAGGACATTTAGCCAATGTTGGTTCAACCACTTAAAATTGTTAACGTCAGTTTCAAATGATGAAACACTTATAACGTTGCCGAGACGATGGagcaatgtttaaaaaaatatgatcgttaaacacattttttacgGGCTATATTAACTTTTATGAAAATCTCTAATGTTTTAGAGACCTATTAAATCTGTAACCCCTATAATTAAACATCtccaacacatacatatatactagtatatatacttCACAGATACCCCTGTGtataaaacatacacaatacaacatacgACAACATGCCGCTAGGCCTAACTCCCAAAGTGTTATCGGATCCTCATGGGAGGGGGTCAGTTTAGCGCCATAGTACAGCGAGCGCGGTTATCCGTTATCAATTGTTTTATAGTGGGTGAGGCCACAGCAACATTTAAATTTCCTGCCGACAGAACAAGACTGCAGGTGACACAGTGCTCATCTGTGACGATCGTGAGTACTTTTGCATGTTGATTTTAGAAGTTTTAACTTCTATATCCTTATAATAATTACACCTAATTGTACAGATATGTTTTAGGaatgtaatatgataaatatatttggtGGTGTTTATAGAAAGATGTTTTATAACCACCTAGTTTACCTGGGTGGGTTTATCAACGTACATGTAACAAAgtctatgtattatacataccgTAGTACACTCAgtttaaaatcacattttttttatatcgaCACATAggtttatttatatacagaatTCCAAAATGGAGAtgtcatttatattttcatgttattaTGTGTTGCTCTACATTTATGTTTTCCAGTTATA is a genomic window of Argopecten irradians isolate NY chromosome 10, Ai_NY, whole genome shotgun sequence containing:
- the LOC138333480 gene encoding kelch domain-containing protein 1-like: MKKTAGNCNAKEDIVQHPQSQVNMEVIENDISVEWSVAADNPFTPREGQCCCVCGSKLYVFGGVLQTNDGEMTETNELLNFDAETMAWQKVAYKNDAPPPRSAATLSCVGKKLYLFGGLNQDCGWLGDLHVFDTETLTWSSIQAADGPCPRDKLQSVAIDTKIYFFGGFGPKATLAMEDDGDEEYEDEDDEDELPGDQEAAEFGWFNDLFVFDTVISQWSQPLQMNLGVPTPRAAHGLCAVGKNLVIMGGRDTEDRQNDIHIFDTETRKWDMNMKCKGVSPSPRSFHTVSAVGNRVVVLGGRGKENQHFNDVNIFDLDAKEWYRATVKGKVPSGRGQQAVGVLGDKLIMFGGTSNFSTEIMQCQNTHK